Proteins encoded in a region of the Nicotiana tomentosiformis chromosome 9, ASM39032v3, whole genome shotgun sequence genome:
- the LOC138898675 gene encoding uncharacterized protein: protein MNFENIKVTHQMSTIVHSMAHKLEDPDAFMIPCTIGSPEFAKALSDLGESINLMPYSIFKTLGIGQPIPTSMRFQMDDRTMKRPLGVIEDVLVRVDKFILPADFVIIDCKVDYEV from the coding sequence ATGAATTTTGAGaatatcaaagtcactcatcaaatGAGTACAATTGTTCATTCAATGGCTcataagttggaggatcccgatgctttcatgattccttgtacaattggaagtccCGAGTTCGCTAAAGCTCTTTCTGATCTTGGGgaaagtataaatttgatgccttattcgattttcaagactttAGGGATTGGTCAACCAATACCCACTTCTATGAGGTTTCAAATGGatgatcgtaccatgaagaggcctttgggtgtgattgaagatgttttagtccgggttgataaattcattcttccggcggacTTTGTTATTATAGATTGTAAAGTTGATTATGAAGTGTAG